From Anaeromicrobium sediminis, a single genomic window includes:
- a CDS encoding response regulator transcription factor, with translation MSDKILIVDDNHEIRNIVSIYLKNEGYEVIEAEDGYKVLEIIKEEDIDLVLLDIMMPGISGIDICNEIRKDYMMPIIFLSAKDTEIDKILGLSSGAEDYITKPFSAVELIARVKSQLRRYKRYNQADNNKKVIEIGNLKIDSNTRQVFVGNKEVFLTAKEFEILELLGRNKGIVMNIPKIYEVVWGEEFFKSDNTVMVHITKIRHKIEEDPKKPIYIKTVWGVGYKI, from the coding sequence ATGAGTGATAAAATATTGATTGTAGATGACAATCATGAAATTAGAAATATTGTGTCTATATATCTTAAAAATGAAGGGTATGAAGTAATTGAGGCTGAAGATGGATACAAAGTTTTAGAGATAATCAAAGAAGAAGACATAGATTTAGTATTATTAGATATTATGATGCCAGGAATCAGTGGAATAGATATTTGTAATGAAATAAGAAAGGATTATATGATGCCTATCATATTTTTATCAGCAAAGGATACAGAAATTGATAAAATATTAGGATTATCATCAGGCGCAGAAGATTATATTACAAAACCTTTTAGTGCTGTTGAACTTATTGCAAGAGTAAAATCACAGCTTAGAAGATACAAAAGATATAACCAAGCAGACAATAACAAAAAAGTTATAGAAATTGGAAATTTAAAAATTGATTCCAACACAAGACAGGTTTTTGTAGGAAATAAAGAAGTATTTCTTACGGCTAAAGAATTTGAAATTTTAGAGTTACTAGGAAGAAATAAAGGAATCGTTATGAATATACCTAAAATTTATGAGGTTGTATGGGGAGAAGAATTTTTCAAATCAGATAATACGGTAATGGTTCATATTACCAAAATAAGACACAAAATAGAGGAAGATCCTAAAAAGCCTATTTATATTAAGACTGTTTGGGGAGTTGGTTATAAAATATGA
- a CDS encoding flavin reductase — MDTKAFFKLSYGLYIVSSCHEDKQSGCVVNTLSQVTSKPAKLSVTISKDNFTEQIIEKSGYFAAIALTQNAEMDLIGEFGFKKSETVDKFAKFNSKMDEKGIKYITDSAAARYSCKVINKLDLGTHIMFIGEVLEAEVLSEDKVMTYAYYHKVKKGITPKNSPSYKEETGQKGYRCKICGYVLEAEEVPEDFICPICGRGHDQFEKL; from the coding sequence ATGGATACAAAGGCATTTTTTAAACTTAGTTATGGTCTTTATATAGTTTCAAGCTGTCATGAGGATAAACAAAGCGGCTGTGTAGTTAACACACTTTCACAGGTTACATCCAAGCCAGCAAAGCTTTCTGTCACTATTTCAAAGGATAATTTTACAGAACAAATTATTGAAAAATCAGGATATTTTGCTGCAATAGCATTAACACAAAATGCTGAAATGGACTTAATCGGTGAATTTGGTTTTAAGAAAAGTGAAACTGTAGATAAATTTGCTAAATTCAATAGCAAAATGGATGAAAAGGGAATTAAGTATATTACTGACTCTGCCGCTGCAAGATATAGTTGTAAAGTAATTAATAAACTTGATTTAGGAACTCATATTATGTTTATTGGTGAAGTTCTAGAAGCTGAAGTATTAAGCGAAGATAAAGTTATGACCTACGCATACTACCATAAGGTTAAAAAAGGAATAACACCTAAAAATTCACCATCATATAAAGAAGAAACTGGACAAAAGGGCTACCGCTGTAAAATTTGTGGTTATGTTCTAGAAGCAGAGGAAGTTCCTGAAGACTTTATATGCCCTATATGCGGACGAGGACATGATCAATTTGAAAAACTATAA
- a CDS encoding TVP38/TMEM64 family protein, translating to MKKHNTVPKILMIIIWAFILLLIRYYFKISSLSDLMKFIEYNKGLSTVTFFIISSIRIFALLPGMPFMIMSGILFDPIVGFTLCMLSIIISETLIFILGKNSYNMKFINKINNKFPQLMHVSKKYNYKFLVLGILCPISPTDIICFISSYMGLSYRNFLLTIIIAHMPLILIYNILGQSFLYSTYYFIFLAVTLFVISIYLISIWNKVMRPTPQ from the coding sequence ATGAAAAAACATAATACAGTACCTAAAATATTAATGATCATCATATGGGCTTTCATACTTCTTTTAATAAGATATTATTTTAAAATTTCCTCCTTAAGTGATTTAATGAAATTCATAGAATATAATAAAGGATTATCAACAGTCACTTTTTTTATAATATCTAGTATAAGAATTTTTGCTCTTTTACCAGGAATGCCATTTATGATCATGAGTGGTATATTGTTTGATCCTATAGTAGGCTTTACCTTATGTATGCTTTCAATTATTATAAGTGAAACCCTTATATTTATATTAGGTAAAAATTCTTACAATATGAAATTTATAAACAAAATTAATAATAAATTTCCTCAACTAATGCATGTATCTAAAAAATATAATTATAAATTCTTAGTATTAGGAATTTTATGTCCTATTTCTCCAACGGATATAATTTGTTTTATTTCCTCCTACATGGGTTTAAGTTATAGAAACTTTCTTTTGACTATTATTATTGCTCATATGCCACTAATACTTATTTATAACATTTTAGGACAAAGCTTTTTATATTCAACATACTATTTTATATTCCTAGCAGTTACCTTATTTGTAATAAGTATATATTTAATAAGCATCTGGAATAAAGTAATGAGACCTACTCCTCAGTAG
- the aroC gene encoding chorismate synthase: MSGIWGNNIKVSIFGESHGHGVGIVIDGLPGGIKLDMDYIKYEMDRRKPGKSKLTTSRKEADEVKILSGYFNGKTTGTPLCAFIENTNTRSRDYSKTKDLMRPGHADYTGYMKYNQSNDYRGGGHFSGRLTAPLVFAGSIAKQILEKNNILIGSHISSIYTQVDETFDYVNCNEELVKNLRLEEFPLIDKSKADSMKDIILRAKEEGNSVGGIVETIILNVETGIGSPFFSSIESRISSMMFSIPAIKGIEFGEGFNMAKMKGNESNDEYCIKDGEIRTYTNNNGGILGGISNGMPIVFKCAIKPTPSISMEQRTINIESKEETSLSIEGRHDPCIVPRAIPVIEAGVALTLLDMIIEKKGLEWIN, encoded by the coding sequence ATGAGTGGAATATGGGGGAATAACATAAAGGTATCCATATTTGGAGAGTCCCATGGACATGGAGTAGGCATAGTAATAGATGGTCTTCCAGGGGGAATAAAGTTAGATATGGATTATATAAAATATGAAATGGACAGAAGAAAGCCTGGAAAGAGTAAGCTAACTACCAGTAGGAAAGAGGCTGATGAAGTAAAGATTTTAAGTGGATACTTTAATGGCAAAACTACGGGAACTCCCCTATGTGCATTTATAGAAAACACTAATACAAGATCTAGAGATTATAGTAAAACTAAGGACTTAATGAGACCAGGTCACGCTGATTATACAGGTTATATGAAATACAATCAGTCAAACGATTATAGGGGTGGGGGCCACTTCTCAGGAAGGCTTACAGCACCTTTAGTATTTGCAGGAAGTATAGCTAAACAAATACTAGAGAAGAATAATATACTTATAGGAAGTCACATTAGCAGTATATATACACAAGTTGATGAAACATTCGATTATGTTAATTGTAATGAGGAACTAGTGAAAAATTTAAGACTGGAAGAATTTCCACTTATAGATAAAAGCAAGGCAGATTCTATGAAAGATATAATCCTAAGGGCAAAGGAAGAGGGAAACTCTGTAGGAGGAATAGTTGAAACGATCATATTAAATGTGGAAACTGGCATTGGTTCACCATTTTTCTCCTCTATTGAAAGCAGAATTTCGAGCATGATGTTTTCCATACCTGCCATTAAGGGAATAGAATTTGGAGAAGGTTTTAATATGGCCAAAATGAAGGGGAATGAGAGTAACGATGAGTATTGTATAAAGGATGGAGAAATAAGGACTTATACTAATAATAACGGTGGAATACTAGGTGGAATATCAAATGGTATGCCTATAGTATTTAAATGTGCCATAAAACCAACTCCATCCATAAGTATGGAACAAAGAACTATAAACATAGAGAGTAAAGAGGAAACTTCCCTTTCCATAGAAGGTAGGCATGATCCATGTATAGTTCCAAGAGCTATACCGGTAATTGAAGCTGGGGTTGCCCTTACCTTACTAGATATGATAATAGAAAAGAAGGGATTAGAATGGATAAATTAG
- the asrB gene encoding anaerobic sulfite reductase subunit AsrB: protein MNNPYVSFRLPIIDIVKETDIDYTYRFESDIKPENGQFLEVSLPGIGEAPISISDFGDGFIDLTIRKVGKLTGEVFDLAIGDYLYARGPYGNGFLLENYIGKNLIIVAGGTGLAPVRSIINYFYDNMHELKSFKLIVGFKSPKDILFKDDIERWKGKIDVTLTVDKGDENWKGNTGLVTEYIKKLEILDKEKTEAIVVGPPMMMKFSNIELMNREVPEDKVWVSFERKMSCGIGKCGHCKIDDTYVCLEGPVFNYTKAKNLID, encoded by the coding sequence ATGAATAATCCATATGTATCCTTTAGACTTCCCATAATAGATATAGTTAAAGAAACTGATATAGATTATACATATAGATTTGAAAGTGACATAAAACCTGAAAATGGCCAGTTTTTAGAAGTATCATTACCTGGCATTGGTGAAGCTCCCATATCTATAAGTGATTTTGGAGATGGATTTATAGATTTAACCATAAGAAAGGTTGGAAAACTAACAGGGGAAGTATTTGATTTAGCTATAGGAGATTATCTATATGCAAGGGGACCCTATGGAAATGGGTTTTTGCTAGAGAATTATATAGGAAAGAATTTAATAATAGTTGCAGGCGGAACAGGACTTGCTCCAGTTAGGAGTATTATTAATTATTTTTATGATAATATGCATGAACTTAAAAGCTTTAAATTAATTGTAGGATTTAAATCTCCTAAAGATATTCTATTTAAAGATGATATTGAAAGATGGAAAGGAAAAATAGATGTAACCTTAACAGTAGATAAGGGAGATGAAAATTGGAAAGGAAACACAGGACTAGTTACAGAGTATATAAAGAAATTAGAAATTTTAGATAAGGAAAAAACAGAAGCAATAGTAGTAGGACCGCCAATGATGATGAAATTTTCTAATATTGAACTTATGAATAGGGAAGTGCCAGAAGATAAGGTATGGGTATCCTTTGAAAGAAAAATGAGCTGTGGCATAGGAAAGTGTGGACACTGTAAAATTGATGATACATATGTATGTTTAGAAGGACCCGTATTTAATTATACAAAAGCTAAGAACCTAATAGACTAA
- a CDS encoding chorismate mutase has protein sequence MDKLDLLRCEIDSVDKELVKLFERRMEIVTEIGKFKEETNMPILNKSREEEVLKKNASYLKDEELVGPMKEFFKKVMEISRDVQRERMLNRVIDKKSKIKVGFQGQSGSFSEAALNEYFTDVESMNVETFEDVFVSLHSNHIDYGVLPIENSSTGGISEVYDLLKKYNGYIIGEVCLKVKHNLLGVEGSSIELLEEIYSHPQALEQSKEFLKKYPHIKLIPYKNTAISAKYIMEQKDVKKGAVASVNAAEIYNLKVLKENIHHNHNNYTRFVIIGKNPEICENANKVSVLVNTNHEAGALFNVLRYFADNDISMLKIESRPIIGRSWEYFFYIDFQGNIHDEHVKKAIKLIEDNANYFKLMGNYISGS, from the coding sequence ATGGATAAATTAGATTTATTGAGATGTGAAATAGATAGTGTAGATAAGGAATTAGTAAAACTTTTCGAGAGAAGAATGGAGATCGTAACTGAGATAGGTAAATTCAAAGAAGAAACAAATATGCCCATATTGAACAAAAGTAGGGAAGAAGAAGTTTTAAAGAAGAATGCTTCTTACCTAAAGGATGAAGAGCTAGTAGGACCAATGAAGGAATTCTTCAAAAAGGTAATGGAGATAAGTCGTGATGTTCAAAGGGAAAGAATGTTAAATAGGGTTATAGATAAGAAATCTAAAATAAAAGTAGGGTTCCAAGGCCAGTCTGGTTCCTTTAGTGAAGCAGCACTTAATGAATACTTTACAGATGTGGAAAGTATGAATGTGGAAACCTTTGAAGATGTATTTGTAAGTCTTCATAGTAATCATATAGATTATGGTGTGCTTCCCATAGAAAACTCTTCTACAGGAGGAATATCAGAGGTATATGATTTACTTAAGAAGTATAATGGATACATTATAGGAGAAGTTTGTTTAAAAGTTAAGCACAATTTATTAGGGGTGGAGGGATCATCTATAGAGTTATTAGAAGAAATCTACTCCCATCCACAGGCATTGGAACAAAGTAAGGAATTTCTAAAGAAATATCCACATATAAAATTGATTCCATATAAAAACACTGCCATAAGTGCTAAATATATAATGGAGCAAAAAGATGTTAAAAAGGGTGCAGTTGCAAGTGTTAATGCAGCTGAAATTTATAATCTTAAAGTGTTAAAGGAGAACATTCATCATAATCATAATAACTATACAAGGTTTGTTATAATAGGGAAAAATCCCGAGATTTGTGAAAATGCTAATAAGGTAAGTGTACTAGTGAACACTAACCATGAGGCAGGAGCCTTATTTAATGTATTAAGATATTTTGCAGACAATGATATAAGTATGTTAAAGATAGAGTCTAGACCAATCATAGGTAGATCATGGGAATATTTCTTTTATATAGATTTTCAAGGGAATATACATGATGAGCATGTTAAGAAGGCCATTAAGTTAATTGAAGACAATGCAAATTACTTTAAGTTAATGGGGAATTATATTTCAGGTTCTTAA
- a CDS encoding shikimate kinase has product MKNIVLIGMPGCGKTTIGKEVAHNLNREFIDIDEEIEKMAGKTITEIFKSGESHFREMETKATEIASERTNTVISTGGGIIKNPYNMELLKRDGVIIFINRPIDNILEDVDTETRPLLSKKENLLKLYEERYDLYKEYCHMEVMNDGSVEDIIENIIKMTN; this is encoded by the coding sequence ATGAAGAATATTGTGTTAATAGGTATGCCCGGTTGTGGAAAAACTACCATAGGAAAGGAAGTTGCCCACAATTTAAATAGAGAATTCATAGATATAGATGAAGAGATAGAAAAGATGGCAGGAAAAACTATCACTGAGATTTTTAAAAGTGGGGAAAGTCATTTTAGGGAAATGGAGACGAAGGCCACTGAGATTGCTAGTGAGAGGACTAATACAGTCATATCTACAGGTGGAGGAATAATAAAGAATCCATATAATATGGAGTTACTTAAGAGAGATGGTGTTATTATTTTTATAAATAGGCCCATAGATAATATATTAGAGGATGTAGACACGGAAACTAGACCTCTTTTAAGTAAGAAGGAAAATTTGTTGAAGTTGTATGAAGAAAGATATGATTTGTATAAGGAATATTGTCACATGGAAGTTATGAATGATGGTAGTGTAGAAGATATTATAGAGAATATAATAAAGATGACTAATTAG
- the asrC gene encoding sulfite reductase subunit C, whose translation MSINTKQVKKNAYRITKTRGKTALRIRVPGGHLEVKHFDIIKKVADEYGNGTVHITTRQGFELPDIDFDKIPEVNKMIRPILEGLELAIGVDISDLESGYCAAGTRNVSACIGNRVCQFANFDTTDLAKRIEKEIYPNDYHVKIAVTGCPNDCIKAHIQDFGIIGLTEPQYAQERCISCGACVKNCKKRVTNALNFENYSVKRDADRCIGCGECILKCPTGALTRSREKYFRLVIMGRTGKKNPRIARAFLEWVDEETIIKVIKNCYEHYIEKYIDRTLPKEHVGYIVDRTGYDLFKKEVLRDITLDTKVKVARYIDFGGYMYDRNTMFTRGYN comes from the coding sequence ATGTCTATCAATACTAAACAAGTTAAAAAGAATGCATATAGAATAACAAAAACTAGAGGGAAAACTGCTTTAAGAATAAGAGTCCCAGGTGGACATTTAGAAGTAAAACATTTTGATATTATTAAAAAGGTTGCAGACGAATATGGTAATGGAACGGTACATATTACAACTAGACAAGGATTTGAACTGCCTGATATAGATTTTGATAAAATACCTGAAGTGAATAAAATGATTAGGCCAATTTTAGAAGGATTAGAACTTGCTATAGGTGTGGATATATCAGATCTAGAAAGTGGATATTGTGCTGCTGGAACCAGAAATGTATCAGCTTGCATTGGAAATAGAGTATGTCAATTTGCTAATTTTGATACGACGGATTTAGCAAAGAGAATTGAAAAGGAAATATATCCTAACGATTATCATGTGAAAATAGCTGTAACAGGATGTCCTAATGATTGTATTAAGGCTCATATACAAGACTTTGGCATTATAGGTTTAACTGAACCTCAATATGCCCAAGAAAGATGTATAAGCTGTGGAGCATGCGTTAAAAATTGTAAAAAAAGGGTTACTAATGCTTTAAATTTTGAGAATTACAGTGTTAAGAGGGATGCAGATAGATGCATTGGATGTGGCGAATGTATACTAAAGTGCCCTACTGGAGCTTTAACTAGAAGTAGAGAGAAATATTTTAGATTAGTTATAATGGGGAGGACAGGAAAGAAAAACCCTAGAATAGCAAGGGCCTTTTTAGAATGGGTTGATGAAGAAACTATAATTAAAGTAATTAAGAATTGTTATGAACATTATATTGAGAAATATATTGATAGAACCTTACCTAAAGAGCATGTTGGTTATATAGTTGATAGAACTGGATATGATTTATTTAAAAAAGAGGTACTTAGGGATATTACTCTAGATACAAAGGTTAAGGTAGCCAGATACATAGATTTTGGTGGTTATATGTATGATAGAAACACAATGTTTACAAGAGGATATAATTAA
- a CDS encoding sensor histidine kinase, producing the protein MKRFISSKISIQILLVVMFSFVTTMALVFKLLGGLLRGYILHYHSEHVDAVLVTIFHIIITMAGMITFIGIFYFMTNKKIKYIKHISEKVKEIATGNIGYTIEVKGNDEIAELCNSINTMSLELKEKFDQERENEKIKNDLITNVSHDLRTPLTSIIGYLELIKDHKFQDEKSMDEYSISAYNTSIKMKKLINQLFEYTKLCSIDFQLNKESVDLSLLINQIVGEYTPIFEKNELRIEEKTEDTELIVNIDIDQFMRVLDNLLSNALKYAHKYSTVVVEAYKLENKVKIIVKNKGDYIPEDEINKIFDRLYRIDKSRQDSLESSGIGLSIAKRIIDLHGGTIWANCENDNIWINILI; encoded by the coding sequence ATGAAACGTTTTATAAGTAGCAAAATAAGTATACAGATTTTATTGGTTGTAATGTTTAGTTTTGTTACAACCATGGCTCTCGTATTCAAGCTTTTAGGCGGTCTTTTGCGTGGATATATATTACATTATCATAGTGAGCATGTTGATGCTGTCTTGGTTACTATCTTTCATATAATAATTACTATGGCAGGGATGATCACCTTTATAGGAATTTTTTATTTTATGACTAATAAAAAAATTAAATATATAAAACATATATCAGAAAAAGTAAAAGAAATTGCTACAGGGAATATAGGCTATACTATTGAGGTGAAGGGAAATGATGAAATAGCGGAGCTTTGTAATAGTATAAACACCATGTCTTTAGAACTTAAAGAAAAATTTGATCAAGAAAGAGAAAATGAGAAGATTAAAAATGATTTAATCACAAATGTATCTCATGATTTAAGAACACCTCTTACATCTATAATAGGATATCTTGAACTCATTAAAGATCATAAATTTCAAGATGAAAAGTCTATGGATGAATATTCCATATCAGCTTATAACACTTCCATAAAGATGAAAAAATTAATCAATCAGCTTTTTGAATATACAAAACTTTGTAGCATAGATTTTCAATTAAATAAAGAAAGTGTAGATTTATCATTACTTATTAATCAAATAGTTGGGGAGTATACTCCTATTTTTGAGAAGAACGAGCTACGAATAGAGGAAAAGACTGAAGATACAGAGCTTATAGTAAATATTGATATTGATCAATTTATGAGAGTTCTAGATAATTTGCTATCTAATGCCTTAAAATACGCTCATAAATATTCTACAGTTGTAGTAGAAGCCTATAAATTAGAAAATAAAGTGAAAATTATAGTAAAGAATAAAGGTGATTATATACCAGAAGATGAAATAAATAAAATATTTGATAGATTGTATAGAATTGATAAGTCAAGACAAGACAGCTTAGAGAGTAGTGGTATAGGACTTTCCATAGCTAAAAGAATTATAGACCTTCATGGGGGAACTATATGGGCAAACTGTGAAAATGACAACATATGGATAAATATTTTAATTTAG
- the asrA gene encoding anaerobic sulfite reductase subunit AsrA: MGLKMNYKEFNNALEELSRNYKIYAPINMNGKGRFSGTDVVGYGEINKIEDAVFGLKSYYSPKEIVFPIRQTLFYFGDDEVKEPKVDDKDTIILLRPCDINGIERLDSIFLHNGTYEDIYYKKLRDKVKFFMIECAEGFDTCFCVAMKANKTDNYSVGMRVKNGEIYLHIKDKDLEEVFGNLGDEVDFKPDFIEKNKIEVNVPDPEKLTIDIFEHEVWKEYDERCIACGRCNTSCITCSCFTMQDVFYDSNQKVGERRRAWTGCHVDGFTDMAGGHSFRQKNGARMRFKTLHKVSDFHKRFGCNMTVGCGRCDDVCPQYISLSKCINKLYDIVEGGPKNE, translated from the coding sequence ATGGGTTTAAAAATGAATTATAAAGAATTTAATAATGCTTTAGAGGAATTGTCTAGGAACTATAAAATTTATGCACCTATTAATATGAATGGAAAGGGACGGTTTTCTGGAACAGATGTGGTAGGTTATGGTGAAATTAATAAAATTGAAGATGCAGTTTTTGGCTTGAAGTCCTATTATTCTCCTAAGGAAATTGTATTTCCAATTAGACAAACTCTATTTTATTTTGGAGATGATGAGGTTAAAGAACCAAAGGTTGATGATAAAGATACAATAATCCTTTTAAGACCATGTGATATAAATGGAATAGAAAGACTTGATAGTATTTTTCTTCACAATGGTACCTATGAAGATATATATTATAAGAAGCTTAGAGATAAAGTTAAATTTTTTATGATTGAGTGTGCAGAAGGTTTTGATACCTGTTTCTGTGTTGCAATGAAAGCCAATAAAACAGATAACTATTCAGTAGGTATGAGAGTAAAGAATGGGGAAATATATTTACATATTAAAGATAAAGACTTAGAAGAAGTTTTTGGTAATCTAGGTGATGAGGTTGATTTTAAACCAGATTTCATAGAGAAGAACAAAATTGAAGTTAATGTACCAGATCCAGAAAAATTAACCATTGATATATTTGAACATGAAGTTTGGAAAGAATATGATGAAAGATGTATTGCCTGTGGCAGATGTAATACATCATGTATTACATGTAGTTGCTTTACCATGCAAGATGTATTTTACGATAGTAATCAAAAGGTTGGAGAAAGAAGAAGAGCATGGACAGGTTGTCATGTGGATGGATTTACTGATATGGCAGGAGGTCACAGTTTCAGGCAAAAAAATGGAGCAAGGATGAGATTTAAGACCCTACATAAGGTAAGTGATTTTCATAAAAGATTTGGTTGTAACATGACTGTAGGTTGCGGAAGATGTGACGATGTTTGTCCACAATATATTTCCTTATCAAAGTGTATAAACAAATTATATGACATAGTAGAAGGAGGTCCTAAAAATGAATAA
- a CDS encoding tRNA threonylcarbamoyladenosine dehydratase codes for MLHEFSRTEMVIGKEGLDKLKESKVLIFGVGGVGSFVAEGLARSGVGHFILCDDDDVCLTNINRQIHATRKTVGKQKVEVMKERILEINPKATVETYHMLYNKDTAEQILPEHCDYVVDAIDMVSAKLDLVERCNKRGFPIISSMGTGNKLNPTMLEVTDIHKTSICPLARVMRKELRNRRIKKLKVVYSKEQPIETKPIAGDCKTNCICPNKDRTCVERRAIPGSVSFVPSVAGLIIASEVVKDLIKK; via the coding sequence ATGTTACACGAATTTTCAAGAACAGAAATGGTTATCGGTAAAGAAGGATTAGATAAATTAAAAGAAAGTAAAGTGTTAATTTTTGGAGTTGGTGGAGTAGGTTCTTTTGTAGCAGAAGGTTTAGCTCGTTCAGGAGTGGGCCATTTTATTCTGTGTGATGATGATGATGTATGCTTAACAAATATTAATAGACAAATTCATGCCACTAGAAAAACTGTTGGTAAGCAGAAGGTAGAGGTTATGAAAGAGAGAATTTTAGAAATTAATCCAAAGGCAACTGTAGAGACATATCATATGTTATATAATAAAGATACAGCTGAGCAAATTCTTCCAGAGCATTGCGATTATGTTGTAGATGCCATTGACATGGTATCGGCTAAATTAGATTTGGTTGAAAGATGTAATAAAAGGGGATTTCCAATTATTAGTTCTATGGGTACAGGTAATAAACTTAATCCAACCATGTTAGAAGTAACGGATATTCATAAAACTAGTATTTGTCCTTTAGCAAGGGTTATGAGGAAAGAATTAAGAAATAGAAGGATTAAGAAGTTAAAGGTAGTATATTCTAAGGAACAACCAATAGAAACTAAGCCTATAGCAGGAGATTGTAAGACAAACTGTATTTGTCCTAATAAAGATAGAACTTGCGTTGAAAGAAGAGCTATTCCAGGCAGTGTTTCTTTTGTGCCTTCTGTGGCAGGACTTATTATTGCATCAGAAGTTGTAAAGGACTTAATTAAAAAATAA
- a CDS encoding NAD(P)/FAD-dependent oxidoreductase — protein MFVVKVAIIGAGVSGLSCAIELEKHGIYPEIFERNSFIGEHHPHVSAFLGLITRPAADPIKYIDKEFGIKLKPLKKFRKVIHYSPNNQVSVSGPLGYFMIRGKEENSVKNQLCRQVKSQIHLNSFVQPEDLERDFDYVVVADGHWAIPTRYGIWQEVMRTWVSGGIFEGDFENDTLKMWLDNQLTKGVYIYLAPYSKKKAVIAHVVQNIGHEDLNGYWYRFLESHGILKEYDMIEYWERPHHAGTVTTNRVGKIYFAGAAGGGVEPFLGFGQFNAVISGVMVARSIAQGTDVNLLLKDLHKKSQQLITFRPLLNTATNDDYDRLLGIMKTPGLRSMVYRTDIDMIKLLSNGLKLVLGESKNQVSSTKRR, from the coding sequence ATGTTTGTTGTGAAGGTAGCCATTATTGGAGCTGGTGTTTCTGGATTGTCATGTGCAATTGAATTAGAAAAGCATGGAATTTATCCAGAAATTTTTGAACGTAATAGCTTTATTGGTGAGCACCACCCTCATGTGTCAGCCTTTTTAGGACTAATTACTAGACCAGCGGCTGATCCCATAAAATATATAGATAAAGAATTCGGAATTAAATTAAAGCCCCTAAAAAAATTTCGAAAAGTTATCCACTACTCACCTAATAATCAAGTATCTGTATCAGGTCCATTAGGCTACTTTATGATTAGGGGGAAAGAAGAAAACTCTGTGAAAAACCAACTTTGTAGGCAAGTTAAATCACAGATTCATTTAAACAGTTTTGTTCAGCCCGAAGATTTGGAAAGGGATTTCGATTATGTGGTTGTGGCCGATGGTCACTGGGCCATCCCTACTAGGTATGGTATATGGCAGGAAGTAATGCGTACATGGGTAAGTGGTGGTATCTTTGAAGGTGACTTTGAAAATGACACTTTAAAAATGTGGCTCGACAACCAACTCACAAAAGGAGTATATATTTACTTAGCCCCTTACAGCAAAAAGAAAGCTGTTATTGCCCATGTGGTTCAAAATATAGGGCATGAGGATTTAAATGGGTATTGGTACCGCTTTTTAGAATCCCATGGAATTTTAAAAGAATATGATATGATAGAATACTGGGAACGACCTCACCATGCTGGTACTGTTACTACTAATAGGGTAGGAAAAATCTACTTTGCGGGTGCTGCAGGAGGGGGAGTTGAGCCTTTCTTGGGTTTTGGCCAGTTTAACGCTGTGATTTCTGGTGTGATGGTAGCTAGGAGCATTGCCCAAGGAACAGATGTAAACTTGCTATTAAAGGATTTGCACAAAAAAAGTCAGCAGTTGATTACCTTTAGACCCTTATTGAATACTGCTACAAATGATGATTATGACCGATTATTAGGTATTATGAAAACTCCTGGACTGAGAAGCATGGTATATAGGACTGATATTGATATGATTAAACTCCTTTCAAATGGTTTAAAGTTAGTTTTAGGTGAAAGTAAAAACCAAGTTTCATCAACTAAAAGGAGGTAG